In the genome of Leptospirales bacterium, one region contains:
- a CDS encoding DUF4129 domain-containing protein, with amino-acid sequence MSVRSPGLLHDLLRQLGRGLILALAVGWPLAHGAALLAQDATREALQGSEWYEYGPDDYHKYAPEDIEPPAQREGCNQSRDQQMAPAPGGLGLSLFQGLLVLAIAVVLALVIALLLRVWRERNSGPADEADELARVEHGALPDWIAAHGGMEEPLTIARLRSLLDQALEQQDRLSAALLMFLLALALLEQAGWIQEKKENTAREYLNDARRSPLAVAKPELFEPLRHCLRCFEYARYGGLAPPDIDLRQLWSQLEPQLP; translated from the coding sequence ATGAGCGTCCGTAGCCCAGGCCTCCTCCATGATTTGCTTCGACAACTGGGGCGCGGACTGATCCTGGCGCTGGCCGTAGGCTGGCCCTTAGCCCACGGCGCCGCTTTGCTGGCCCAGGATGCTACTCGCGAGGCCTTGCAGGGTTCTGAGTGGTACGAGTATGGCCCGGATGATTATCACAAGTACGCACCCGAGGATATTGAACCGCCAGCGCAGCGCGAAGGCTGCAATCAATCCAGAGATCAGCAAATGGCGCCGGCGCCCGGCGGTCTTGGTCTGTCGCTGTTTCAGGGCCTGCTGGTTCTTGCCATCGCGGTGGTGCTGGCGCTGGTCATTGCGCTGCTGCTGCGCGTCTGGCGGGAACGCAACAGCGGCCCGGCGGACGAAGCCGATGAACTGGCCAGGGTCGAGCACGGCGCGCTGCCTGATTGGATCGCGGCCCACGGAGGCATGGAAGAGCCGCTGACCATTGCCCGCCTGCGCAGTCTGCTCGATCAGGCGCTGGAGCAACAGGACCGTTTGAGCGCTGCCCTGCTGATGTTTCTTCTGGCGTTGGCGCTCCTGGAACAGGCTGGCTGGATCCAGGAAAAAAAGGAAAACACGGCGCGCGAGTATCTGAACGACGCGCGGCGCTCGCCGCTGGCCGTCGCGAAGCCGGAACTGTTTGAGCCCCTGCGCCATTGCCTGCGCTGTTTCGAATACGCTCGCTACGGCGGCCTGGCGCCGCCCGATATTGATCTGCGCCAATTGTGGTCGCAACTGGAGCCACAGCTGCCATGA
- a CDS encoding MoxR family ATPase — protein sequence MSNTPQIDRHQAAEDIQRLRAEVSRVFVGQEELVTGVLAALFAAGHVLIEGVPGLGKTLLVRALGKALGCTFSRIQFTPDLMPSDITGSHIFNQKDQKFVFVRGPVFTNLLLADEINRAPAKTHSALLEIMQERQVTIDNRRYNIDAPFLTLATQNPVESEGTYSLPEAQLDRFLLKLLIQYPEEKEELEILRLHAGTERFDEVDSIQAALDPQRTLACISAVAQVRLDDAILDYINRLVRATRERRDIYLGGSPRAGIALLKTARALALMEGRDFVIPDDVKRLTPPALRHRITLTPEAEVEGRSADEVIGEILRAVEAPVRAG from the coding sequence ATGTCTAACACGCCCCAAATCGATCGCCACCAGGCCGCGGAGGATATCCAGAGGCTGCGCGCCGAGGTCAGTCGCGTCTTCGTCGGCCAGGAAGAGCTGGTAACAGGCGTACTGGCTGCACTTTTTGCTGCGGGCCACGTACTGATCGAAGGCGTTCCGGGGCTGGGCAAGACGCTGCTGGTTCGCGCGCTGGGCAAGGCGCTTGGTTGCACCTTTTCGCGCATCCAGTTTACGCCGGACCTGATGCCTTCCGATATTACCGGCTCGCACATTTTCAATCAGAAGGACCAGAAGTTTGTCTTTGTACGCGGGCCGGTTTTCACCAACCTGCTGCTGGCCGATGAAATCAATCGCGCGCCGGCCAAGACGCACTCGGCGCTGCTGGAGATCATGCAGGAGCGGCAGGTCACAATTGATAACCGTCGCTACAATATTGATGCGCCCTTTCTGACGCTGGCTACCCAGAATCCGGTAGAATCCGAAGGGACCTACTCCTTGCCGGAGGCGCAGCTGGATCGCTTTTTGTTGAAGCTCCTGATTCAGTATCCGGAAGAGAAGGAGGAGCTGGAGATCCTGCGCCTGCACGCAGGAACAGAGCGCTTCGACGAAGTAGACTCCATCCAGGCCGCTCTCGATCCGCAGCGCACTCTGGCCTGCATTTCGGCGGTCGCCCAGGTGCGCCTGGATGATGCTATACTGGACTATATCAATCGGCTGGTGCGCGCCACGCGCGAAAGACGCGATATCTATCTGGGCGGATCGCCGCGCGCCGGCATCGCCCTGCTCAAGACAGCCCGCGCGCTGGCCTTGATGGAGGGAAGAGATTTCGTTATTCCCGACGACGTCAAACGACTGACGCCGCCCGCTCTGCGGCACCGCATCACCCTGACTCCGGAGGCCGAGGTCGAAGGTCGCAGCGCCGACGAAGTCATAGGCGAAATCCTGCGGGCGGTCGAAGCGCCAGTGCGCGCCGGCTGA
- a CDS encoding DUF58 domain-containing protein — MIYPTKRFLWLLAIPLALAAVLPAADYLLSGKLLGESGLAAWSILWIVDGALAAALAIDCLSIPRRSRFAAERQCDSIFSVNYAHRVRLHLFLLPGWRRRVRALVYDDQREHMRVRGRRPRMLLSTGRNTVEYRLQIPLRGRYQLECVYLTCYSIFGLARRVYRIACPSTLRVYPDLKAVSRYSLLARRSHLGLLGIRRARRAGGDTEFERLREFQRDDEFRHIDWKATARQNKMIVRTYQMTQNQSVHFLLDCGRVMTAEFDGRSLLDYALNSALLLAHVALKQGDRVGLSAFAAATLRYVKAAPGPVQQRRLIQASYDLAARPEESNLDAAFQFLNAVSRKRSLVILITNVIDELTANQLLAYLGAISGRHLPFAVLLKQREIESLADAPPAESGDLFEMSAAADFLLWRESAVQRLRNRGVLCLEAFPDQLDSALINEYLKIKARKLL; from the coding sequence ATGATCTATCCTACCAAGCGATTCCTCTGGCTGCTGGCCATTCCGCTGGCGCTGGCGGCGGTCCTGCCGGCCGCCGACTACTTGCTCAGCGGGAAGCTGCTGGGCGAGTCGGGACTTGCCGCCTGGAGCATCCTGTGGATCGTCGATGGCGCCCTGGCTGCAGCTCTGGCCATCGACTGCCTGAGCATTCCGCGCCGCAGTCGTTTCGCGGCCGAGCGTCAGTGCGATTCCATCTTTTCCGTGAACTATGCCCATCGCGTCAGGCTGCACTTGTTTTTGCTGCCTGGCTGGCGCCGCAGGGTTCGGGCTCTGGTTTACGATGACCAGCGCGAACACATGCGCGTGCGCGGCCGCCGACCGCGCATGCTACTGAGCACAGGACGCAATACGGTTGAGTACCGTTTGCAGATTCCGCTGCGCGGCCGCTACCAGCTGGAGTGCGTCTACTTGACCTGCTATTCGATCTTCGGTCTGGCGCGCAGGGTCTACCGCATTGCCTGTCCGTCGACGCTGCGCGTATATCCGGATCTCAAGGCGGTCAGCCGCTACTCGCTGCTGGCGCGACGATCACACCTTGGATTGCTGGGCATTCGCCGTGCGCGTCGGGCCGGCGGCGATACCGAGTTTGAGCGACTCCGCGAATTCCAGCGCGACGATGAGTTCCGGCATATTGACTGGAAGGCCACGGCGCGCCAGAATAAGATGATTGTACGCACGTACCAGATGACGCAGAACCAGAGCGTCCATTTCTTGCTCGATTGCGGCCGGGTGATGACCGCGGAGTTCGATGGTCGATCGCTGCTGGACTACGCCTTGAACAGCGCGCTTTTGCTGGCGCATGTCGCCTTGAAGCAGGGCGATCGCGTGGGTCTCTCTGCCTTTGCTGCGGCGACGCTACGTTACGTAAAGGCGGCGCCCGGTCCGGTGCAACAGCGACGCCTGATACAGGCTTCCTACGACCTGGCGGCGCGGCCAGAAGAAAGCAATCTCGACGCAGCCTTTCAGTTTCTCAATGCCGTTTCGCGCAAGCGCAGTCTGGTCATTTTGATTACCAACGTCATCGATGAGCTGACGGCCAATCAACTACTGGCCTATCTGGGCGCAATTTCTGGCCGGCACCTGCCGTTTGCCGTACTTCTGAAGCAGCGTGAAATCGAATCGCTGGCCGACGCGCCGCCAGCAGAGAGCGGCGATTTATTCGAGATGAGCGCGGCGGCGGACTTTCTGCTCTGGCGAGAATCCGCCGTGCAGCGCTTGCGCAATCGGGGCGTGCTGTGCCTGGAGGCCTTCCCGGATCAGCTGGACTCGGCGCTGATCAACGAATACCTGAAAATCAAGGCCCGCAAGCTGTTGTAA
- a CDS encoding LytTR family transcriptional regulator gives MHIRDWLLPYGGLGLAVGLILSGGRLASELWIAPVASLFISAGAMFLSSRPRIVAGGARAMVGAALIGGAGAAGLLHLALWALALEEPRPLSAVMLEFYAPALLLTAISALATLRVRLRRQLDERSRPARSEPGHSIPAALALRLGGETILIPYAEINYLSSRRNTTVLHASGRDHALKQSLKAILARLPQDKFIRIHKQYAIAIDRLAALQGGQSGNYVQLRDDDDTRLPVGRAYASRLRQLVAELRPAPIQGQRKVSG, from the coding sequence ATGCATATCCGCGATTGGCTGCTGCCCTATGGCGGCCTTGGTCTGGCAGTCGGACTGATACTTTCCGGCGGGCGTCTGGCCAGCGAATTGTGGATCGCGCCTGTCGCGTCGCTCTTCATTTCCGCAGGCGCAATGTTTCTTTCATCGCGTCCGAGGATTGTCGCCGGCGGCGCCAGAGCAATGGTAGGCGCGGCTCTCATCGGCGGCGCTGGCGCCGCCGGTCTGCTGCATCTGGCGCTATGGGCGCTGGCGCTGGAAGAGCCCCGGCCGCTGTCCGCTGTAATGCTGGAGTTTTATGCGCCGGCGTTGCTGCTGACTGCAATCAGCGCCCTGGCTACGCTGCGCGTTCGATTGCGCCGGCAACTCGACGAAAGGTCCAGGCCTGCGAGGTCTGAGCCCGGCCATTCCATCCCCGCGGCGCTGGCCCTGCGTCTGGGCGGGGAGACCATTTTGATTCCTTATGCCGAAATTAACTACCTGTCTTCGCGACGCAATACCACGGTCCTGCATGCTTCCGGCAGGGATCACGCCTTGAAGCAATCGCTCAAGGCGATCCTGGCTCGGCTGCCACAAGACAAATTCATCCGTATTCATAAACAATACGCAATAGCGATTGATCGTCTGGCCGCTTTGCAAGGCGGCCAGAGCGGGAACTACGTTCAATTGCGCGATGACGATGATACCCGGCTGCCGGTAGGGCGCGCCTATGCGTCCCGTCTCCGGCAGCTCGTCGCCGAGCTCCGGCCGGCGCCGATTCAAGGACAGCGAAAAGTCTCCGGATAA
- a CDS encoding linear amide C-N hydrolase, producing MNNHDSRRVWPRSLKLLWLCSAILLLTARPDQACTVAAFSEQGQLFFAANYDFAYEQGLLFVNPRGLQKSNLRDVESDRIDWQARYGSVTLNQFGRELPTGGMNEAGLAIELLWQDDAVYPPPAERGNLNELQWIQYQLDLSATVSDAIAAARRVGIRRVVLPVHYFLCDRSAACAIIEFVDGRMTVFSGAALPRRALANTSYAVSLAYAERAESRGELPDDIYDHRQRFAIAFHQSQGNAQLAPLDRAYATLRAVSAQPRWRDLLAWIFHGTAPGFTQWSIVYQPQAGRISLRTRSNAQLRWIDLSQLQFACRAGARTIDINSGAGDLRPLLHPAGAEQNAALIRQSYAPIADQFPPEVQQALAAYPETFRCP from the coding sequence ATGAACAACCATGATTCGCGCCGCGTCTGGCCCCGTAGCCTGAAACTTCTCTGGCTTTGCAGCGCTATCCTCTTGCTGACGGCGCGCCCCGATCAGGCCTGCACCGTAGCCGCCTTCTCCGAGCAAGGACAGCTCTTCTTTGCGGCCAACTATGACTTTGCTTACGAACAGGGACTGCTCTTCGTCAATCCGCGCGGTCTGCAGAAAAGCAATCTGCGCGACGTGGAATCGGACCGGATCGACTGGCAGGCGCGCTATGGCAGCGTAACCTTAAATCAATTTGGGCGCGAGTTGCCGACTGGCGGCATGAATGAGGCCGGACTGGCCATCGAATTGCTCTGGCAGGATGACGCCGTCTATCCGCCGCCAGCCGAACGCGGCAACCTCAATGAACTGCAGTGGATCCAGTACCAGCTCGACCTATCCGCTACTGTGTCCGACGCCATTGCCGCTGCCAGACGCGTCGGAATTCGTCGCGTTGTCTTGCCGGTGCACTACTTTCTTTGCGATCGCAGCGCGGCTTGCGCCATCATTGAATTTGTCGATGGCAGAATGACGGTCTTCTCCGGGGCCGCACTGCCGCGCCGCGCGCTGGCCAACACCTCCTACGCCGTCTCGCTGGCCTACGCCGAGCGCGCCGAAAGTCGCGGCGAACTTCCCGACGACATCTACGATCACCGACAGCGCTTTGCCATTGCCTTCCATCAGTCGCAGGGCAATGCGCAGCTTGCGCCGCTGGATCGCGCCTACGCCACATTGCGAGCTGTTTCGGCTCAACCGCGCTGGCGCGATCTGCTGGCCTGGATCTTTCATGGGACTGCGCCGGGCTTTACGCAATGGAGCATTGTCTACCAACCGCAGGCTGGCAGGATCTCGCTGCGCACTCGTTCCAATGCGCAGTTGCGCTGGATCGACCTGAGCCAGCTGCAATTTGCCTGTCGCGCTGGCGCCCGGACCATCGATATCAACAGCGGCGCCGGCGATCTGCGGCCGCTGTTGCATCCGGCAGGCGCCGAACAAAACGCAGCGCTCATCCGCCAGAGTTATGCGCCAATTGCCGATCAGTTTCCGCCAGAGGTGCAACAGGCCCTTGCCGCTTATCCGGAGACTTTTCGCTGTCCTTGA
- a CDS encoding alpha/beta fold hydrolase, which translates to MNRSRILRLLLVIATGLILIYGALCFFFSGVIIAFDRRPLEVDRQRLKIQSPADFGLPAPADVAVPIAVGELQGWFFNNPAARPCAVVLQHGHGGTRYGALKYAPLFWKRGCAIVSMDARRHGLSSGEFATYGFFERDDIHNVVHWLARRQSLRPDQIGLVGESMGAVFVLLSAARYNETAFVIADSPFSALPTILKEQGVKQYGQAVLPLFNGALAVAGLRAHFDPDDVSPLRYAPQIHIPTLLMHARSDEYTVVDHSRRIYAALDHSIADYFEVPWQSAHARAINVNPQAYNARLDAFLKARVAAFGR; encoded by the coding sequence GTGAATCGCTCCCGCATCCTTCGCCTGCTGCTGGTCATCGCGACCGGCTTGATTCTGATCTATGGAGCGCTCTGTTTCTTTTTCTCCGGGGTCATCATCGCCTTCGATCGGCGGCCCCTGGAAGTTGACCGTCAGCGCTTGAAGATTCAATCGCCCGCCGATTTTGGTCTGCCGGCGCCGGCTGACGTCGCCGTTCCGATCGCCGTCGGCGAATTGCAGGGATGGTTTTTCAACAACCCCGCCGCGAGACCCTGTGCGGTAGTCCTGCAGCATGGTCACGGCGGCACGCGCTACGGCGCATTGAAGTATGCCCCGCTGTTCTGGAAGCGCGGATGCGCCATCGTTTCCATGGACGCCCGCCGCCACGGCCTGAGCTCCGGCGAATTTGCCACCTACGGATTTTTCGAACGCGACGATATTCACAATGTCGTCCACTGGCTTGCCCGGCGCCAATCGCTGCGCCCCGACCAGATCGGACTGGTTGGCGAATCGATGGGCGCAGTCTTTGTCCTGCTTTCTGCGGCGCGCTACAATGAAACCGCCTTTGTCATTGCGGACTCGCCTTTCAGCGCCCTGCCGACCATTCTGAAAGAACAGGGCGTTAAACAGTACGGCCAGGCTGTGCTGCCGCTCTTCAACGGCGCTCTTGCCGTCGCCGGGCTGCGCGCCCATTTCGACCCCGATGATGTTTCACCGCTGCGCTACGCGCCGCAGATCCACATCCCGACATTGTTGATGCATGCTCGTTCCGACGAGTATACCGTCGTGGATCATTCCCGTCGTATTTACGCCGCGCTCGATCATTCCATCGCCGATTATTTCGAGGTTCCCTGGCAGAGCGCCCACGCCCGCGCCATCAACGTCAATCCTCAGGCCTACAACGCGCGGCTCGATGCCTTCTTGAAAGCGCGCGTGGCCGCCTTTGGCCGCTGA
- a CDS encoding NAD(P)-dependent oxidoreductase translates to MANYLITGGAGFLGINLARYLMAQKHKVAVYDLLEFDYPERNRVERIQGDIRDFEALKKACKGRDVVIHTAAALPLYTEEDIMSTDVTGTRNVLEASRQNKVKRVIHISSTAVYGIPDHHPLYEDDRLDGVGPYGKAKIQAEEVCLEYRKKGMIVPIIRPKSFIGPERLGVFALFYDWAADGHGFPMLGNGKNRYQLLDVEDLCDAIYLCATKPAAKANDTFNIGAKKFLSMREDYQAVLDVAGFKKKIRGFPAGPMILVLRVLEFFRLSPLYKWVYETASKDSFVSIEKAEKILGYKPKYSNQDALIRNYRWYLANRASFQNQSGVTHRVPWKQGILKLFKVLF, encoded by the coding sequence ATGGCCAACTATCTGATTACCGGCGGCGCGGGCTTTCTGGGCATCAATCTGGCGCGTTACCTGATGGCCCAGAAACACAAGGTCGCTGTCTACGATCTTCTGGAATTCGATTACCCGGAACGCAATCGCGTGGAGCGAATCCAGGGAGACATACGCGACTTCGAGGCGCTGAAAAAAGCCTGCAAGGGACGCGACGTTGTGATCCACACCGCAGCTGCGCTGCCGCTCTACACGGAAGAGGACATCATGTCCACCGACGTGACCGGAACGCGCAACGTGCTGGAGGCTTCGCGCCAGAACAAAGTCAAGCGCGTCATTCATATCAGCTCGACAGCCGTCTATGGCATCCCGGACCATCATCCGCTCTACGAGGACGACCGGCTGGATGGCGTAGGGCCCTATGGCAAGGCGAAGATCCAGGCGGAAGAAGTCTGCCTGGAATACCGTAAAAAGGGCATGATTGTCCCCATCATTCGACCGAAATCTTTCATAGGCCCCGAACGCCTCGGCGTATTTGCCCTGTTCTACGATTGGGCGGCGGACGGCCACGGTTTTCCCATGCTTGGCAACGGCAAGAATCGCTACCAATTGCTCGATGTCGAAGACCTCTGCGATGCAATCTACCTGTGCGCTACCAAACCCGCAGCAAAGGCCAACGACACCTTTAACATTGGCGCCAAAAAGTTTCTCAGCATGCGCGAGGACTACCAGGCGGTGCTCGATGTGGCCGGATTCAAGAAGAAGATTCGCGGCTTTCCAGCCGGTCCGATGATTCTGGTTCTGCGCGTTCTGGAATTTTTCCGACTTTCGCCGCTCTACAAGTGGGTCTACGAGACGGCGAGCAAGGATTCATTTGTTTCTATTGAAAAGGCGGAGAAGATTCTCGGCTACAAGCCGAAATACTCGAACCAGGACGCGCTGATCCGCAACTATCGGTGGTACCTGGCCAATCGCGCCAGCTTTCAGAATCAATCCGGAGTTACGCATCGGGTTCCCTGGAAGCAGGGCATTCTGAAATTGTTTAAGGTGCTCTTTTAG